One stretch of Saccharopolyspora erythraea DNA includes these proteins:
- a CDS encoding putative leader peptide, translating to MVTVTEVLLTSRRYVDLRRVSSALCRCTD from the coding sequence ATGGTGACCGTGACGGAGGTGCTGCTGACCTCCCGCCGCTACGTGGACCTGCGGCGGGTCTCCAGCGCCCTGTGCCGTTGCACGGACTGA
- a CDS encoding 16S rRNA (uracil(1498)-N(3))-methyltransferase, producing the protein MSLAVFSVDELPAVGGAALSGPEGRHAATVRRIGVGEHLLLSDGRGGMARCSVTSTTRDSLELDVEETWLVPRPALRVTLAQALVKGDRGELAVELATEAGVDGVLPWKAARCVARWDDGPRGAKALGRWRSTVAQAAKQARRPWTPEVAEPVTTRQLSRVVAEADAAVVLHESAPTPLASADLPAEGELVLVVGPEGGVGEDELEVLTEAGAQAVRLGPSVLRASTAAAVALGALGVLTHRWDV; encoded by the coding sequence GTGTCGCTGGCGGTCTTCTCCGTCGACGAGCTGCCCGCCGTCGGCGGCGCTGCGCTGTCGGGGCCCGAGGGCAGGCACGCGGCCACGGTGCGGCGCATCGGCGTCGGTGAGCACCTGCTGCTCTCGGACGGCCGCGGCGGCATGGCGCGGTGCTCGGTGACTTCCACCACGCGCGACTCGCTGGAGCTGGACGTCGAGGAGACCTGGCTGGTGCCTCGGCCCGCCCTGCGGGTGACGCTGGCCCAGGCGCTGGTCAAGGGCGACCGCGGCGAGCTGGCCGTGGAGCTGGCGACCGAGGCGGGCGTCGACGGCGTGCTGCCGTGGAAGGCCGCCCGCTGCGTCGCGCGCTGGGACGACGGCCCGCGCGGTGCGAAGGCGCTGGGGCGCTGGCGCAGCACGGTGGCGCAGGCCGCAAAGCAGGCCCGGCGGCCGTGGACCCCCGAGGTCGCCGAACCGGTCACCACCCGGCAGCTGTCGCGGGTGGTGGCCGAGGCCGATGCCGCGGTGGTGCTGCACGAGTCGGCCCCGACCCCGCTGGCTTCGGCGGACCTGCCCGCCGAGGGCGAGCTCGTGCTGGTGGTGGGCCCCGAGGGCGGCGTCGGCGAGGACGAGCTCGAGGTGCTGACCGAGGCGGGTGCTCAGGCGGTGCGGCTGGGGCCGTCGGTGCTGCGGGCGTCGACCGCCGCCGCGGTGGCGCTGGGTGCGCTCGGAGTCCTCACGCACCGCTGGGACGTCTGA
- a CDS encoding hemolysin family protein, translated as MFSGSIALMVWAVLLVLAAGVFAASDSAIGAASRARVDELVREGRGGARQLALVLADRPRHVNLLLLLRLACEMGAAVLVTVVALRIANSDGRAVAVAILIMLVVSYVLIGVGPRTIGRQHPYGVGLLVAGPVRALARVLNPLTRLLILIGNMITPGRGFREGPFSSEVELRELVDLAGERGVVEPGEREMIHSVFELGDTIAREVMVPRTEIIWIERTKSVRQALALCLRSGFSRVPVIGESVDDIVGVVTLKDLSRVVVEQGRPNEAGPAVAELMRPASFVPDTKRLDELLKEMQKSRSHLAIAVDEYGGTAGLLTIEDIIEEIVGEITDESDLEEHRPIERIDDETVRVSSRLPVEDLGELFEVELDGSEVETVGGLLAQRLGRVPLPGAEAEIAGLRLRAEGGKDHRGRIRINALLVRRSSGDHAPLRDAE; from the coding sequence GTGTTCTCCGGTTCCATCGCGCTGATGGTCTGGGCGGTTCTGCTGGTGCTGGCCGCGGGTGTGTTCGCCGCGTCGGACTCGGCCATCGGCGCCGCGTCGCGGGCGCGGGTCGACGAGTTGGTGCGCGAGGGCAGGGGCGGTGCAAGGCAGCTCGCGCTGGTGCTGGCCGACCGGCCCCGGCACGTGAACCTGCTGCTGCTCCTGCGGCTGGCGTGCGAGATGGGTGCGGCGGTGCTCGTCACCGTCGTCGCGCTGCGCATCGCCAACTCCGACGGGCGCGCGGTCGCGGTCGCGATCCTGATCATGCTCGTGGTGTCCTACGTGCTGATCGGGGTCGGCCCGCGCACCATCGGCCGCCAGCACCCGTACGGGGTGGGTCTGCTCGTGGCCGGCCCGGTGCGAGCGCTGGCCAGGGTGCTCAACCCGCTGACCAGGCTGCTGATCCTGATCGGCAACATGATCACCCCCGGCCGCGGTTTCCGGGAGGGCCCGTTCTCCTCCGAGGTCGAGCTGCGCGAGCTGGTCGACCTCGCCGGTGAGCGCGGCGTGGTCGAGCCGGGCGAGCGCGAGATGATCCACTCGGTGTTCGAGCTCGGCGACACCATCGCCCGCGAGGTGATGGTGCCGCGCACCGAGATCATCTGGATCGAGCGCACCAAGTCGGTCCGCCAGGCGCTGGCGCTGTGCCTGCGTTCGGGCTTCTCGCGGGTGCCGGTGATCGGCGAGAGCGTCGACGACATCGTCGGCGTGGTCACGCTCAAGGACCTGTCCAGGGTGGTCGTCGAGCAGGGCAGACCGAACGAGGCAGGGCCCGCGGTCGCCGAGCTGATGCGCCCGGCCAGCTTCGTACCCGACACCAAACGCCTCGACGAGCTGCTCAAGGAGATGCAGAAGTCGCGCAGCCACCTGGCCATCGCGGTCGACGAGTACGGTGGCACGGCCGGTCTGCTGACCATCGAGGACATCATCGAGGAGATCGTCGGCGAGATCACCGACGAGTCCGACCTTGAGGAGCACCGGCCGATCGAGCGCATCGACGACGAGACGGTCCGGGTCAGCTCGCGGCTGCCGGTGGAGGACCTCGGCGAGCTGTTCGAGGTCGAGCTCGACGGCTCGGAGGTAGAGACCGTCGGCGGCCTGCTCGCCCAGCGGCTCGGCAGGGTGCCGCTGCCGGGGGCGGAGGCCGAGATCGCCGGGCTGCGGCTGCGCGCCGAGGGCGGCAAGGACCACCGAGGCCGCATCCGCATCAACGCGCTGCTGGTGCGACGCTCCTCCGGCGACCACGCACCGCTGCGCGACGCCGAGTAG
- a CDS encoding PIN domain-containing protein, translating to MRVYVDSSAILKRAFLEAESLPLAEEIDRLHLDKALLVSTSLAWTEVARALRNRVGATYQEIADDLRTAMLGIAEHPLDFEIMNFARRVEPNRLRSLDAIHLAAAIALDADLMITYDARLAEATTANGIRVSSPA from the coding sequence ATGCGCGTTTACGTGGACAGCAGCGCGATCCTCAAGCGCGCGTTCCTGGAAGCGGAGTCCCTGCCGCTGGCGGAAGAGATCGACCGCCTCCATCTCGACAAGGCCCTTCTGGTGTCCACTTCCCTGGCCTGGACCGAGGTCGCGCGCGCCCTTCGCAACCGGGTGGGCGCCACTTACCAGGAGATCGCCGATGACCTGCGAACGGCGATGCTCGGCATCGCCGAGCATCCGCTGGACTTCGAGATCATGAATTTCGCACGCCGGGTCGAACCGAACCGGCTGCGCTCACTCGACGCGATCCACCTCGCCGCCGCCATCGCGCTCGACGCCGACCTGATGATCACCTACGACGCCCGCCTGGCCGAAGCCACGACCGCCAACGGGATCCGGGTCAGCTCCCCCGCGTGA
- the hemW gene encoding radical SAM family heme chaperone HemW — MPSRPPPGEPAPSDGALPPSALAGLGSRPFGVYVHVPFCATRCGYCDFNTYTADELGSSAGFGSWLEGLRAELDLGSRALDAGGEPVPAAGTVFVGGGTPSLLGAERLGEVLDAVRSSFGLADGAEVTTESNPESTSPEFFEGIAAAGYTRVSLGMQSAAPHVLRVLERRHTPGRAVAAAREARAAGFGHVNLDLIYGTPGETDDDLRASLDAVLEAGVDHVSAYSLIVEDGTAMARKVRRGDLPMPDDDVLADRYELLDEFLGGAGLHWYEVSNWARDDAARCMHNIGYWQGGDWWGAGPGAHSHVGGVRWWNVKHPARYSALLAEGASPALARELLDPEDQRIERVMLELRLASGLPLAVLDEAGRVAAKEAVADGLLRVDALAAGRCVLTDRGRLLADGVIQRLIT; from the coding sequence GTGCCTTCCCGACCACCCCCTGGCGAACCGGCTCCCAGCGACGGCGCCCTGCCACCGAGCGCCCTGGCGGGCCTCGGTTCGCGGCCGTTCGGCGTGTACGTCCACGTGCCGTTCTGCGCCACCAGGTGCGGCTACTGCGACTTCAACACCTACACCGCCGACGAGCTGGGCTCCTCGGCCGGCTTCGGTAGCTGGCTGGAGGGCCTGCGCGCGGAGCTCGACCTCGGGTCCCGGGCACTCGACGCCGGCGGCGAGCCGGTCCCGGCGGCCGGAACGGTGTTCGTGGGCGGCGGCACGCCGTCGCTGCTCGGAGCGGAGCGGCTGGGCGAGGTCCTCGACGCGGTGCGCTCGTCGTTCGGGCTGGCCGACGGAGCCGAGGTCACCACGGAGTCGAACCCGGAGTCGACCTCCCCGGAGTTCTTCGAGGGGATCGCCGCGGCGGGCTACACACGGGTCTCGCTGGGCATGCAGTCGGCCGCCCCGCACGTGCTGCGGGTGCTGGAGCGCAGGCACACCCCGGGGCGGGCGGTCGCGGCCGCCCGGGAGGCGCGGGCCGCCGGGTTCGGCCACGTCAACCTGGACCTGATCTACGGGACGCCAGGGGAGACCGACGACGACCTGCGCGCCTCGCTCGACGCGGTGCTCGAAGCCGGGGTCGACCACGTCTCGGCGTACTCGCTCATCGTGGAGGACGGCACCGCGATGGCCCGCAAGGTGCGGCGCGGCGACCTGCCGATGCCCGACGACGACGTGCTGGCCGACCGCTACGAACTGCTGGACGAGTTCCTCGGCGGCGCGGGGCTGCACTGGTACGAGGTGTCGAACTGGGCGCGCGACGACGCCGCACGCTGCATGCACAACATCGGTTACTGGCAGGGCGGCGACTGGTGGGGCGCCGGTCCCGGCGCGCACAGCCACGTCGGCGGCGTGCGGTGGTGGAACGTCAAGCACCCGGCGCGCTACTCGGCACTGCTGGCCGAGGGCGCCTCACCGGCGCTGGCGCGCGAGCTCCTCGACCCGGAGGACCAGCGGATCGAGCGCGTGATGCTGGAGCTGCGGCTGGCCTCCGGGCTGCCCCTGGCGGTTCTCGACGAAGCGGGCCGGGTGGCGGCGAAGGAGGCCGTCGCCGACGGCCTCCTTCGCGTGGACGCCCTCGCGGCGGGCCGCTGCGTGCTCACCGACCGCGGCCGCCTCCTCGCCGACGGCGTGATCCAGCGCCTGATCACGTGA
- the era gene encoding GTPase Era, protein MTSLDAHRSGFACFVGRPNAGKSTLTNALVGSKVAITSSKPQTTRHAIRGIVHRPDAQLIIVDTPGLHRPRTLLGQRLNDLVYETWSEVDVVGFCVPADQKIGPGDRYIAEQLAKVAKRTPVIGVVTKTDLVGKQQVAEQLLALQQVMEFADLVPCSAVDSYQMDVLADLLVGRLPEGPQLYPDGELTDEPETTLIAELIREAALEGVRDELPHSLAVGIEEMVPREDRDDLIDVHAVIYVERQSQKAIVIGRGGERLRAVGSQARKHIQALLGSKIYLDLHVKVAKDWQRDPKQLRRLGF, encoded by the coding sequence GTGACCAGTCTTGACGCGCACCGCTCCGGATTCGCCTGCTTCGTCGGCCGGCCCAACGCCGGCAAGTCCACGCTGACGAACGCCCTCGTCGGCTCGAAGGTGGCGATCACCTCCAGCAAGCCGCAGACGACGCGGCACGCGATCCGGGGCATCGTGCACCGTCCGGACGCCCAGCTGATCATCGTCGACACCCCCGGCCTGCACCGCCCGCGCACGCTGCTCGGCCAGCGGCTCAACGACCTGGTCTACGAGACCTGGTCGGAGGTCGACGTCGTCGGCTTCTGCGTGCCCGCCGACCAGAAGATCGGCCCCGGTGACCGCTACATCGCCGAGCAGCTGGCCAAGGTGGCCAAGCGCACGCCGGTGATCGGCGTCGTCACCAAGACCGACCTGGTCGGCAAGCAGCAGGTCGCCGAGCAACTGCTGGCCCTGCAGCAGGTGATGGAGTTCGCCGACCTGGTGCCGTGCTCGGCGGTCGACTCCTACCAGATGGACGTGCTCGCCGACCTGCTCGTCGGCCGCCTGCCCGAGGGCCCGCAGCTCTACCCGGACGGGGAGCTGACCGACGAGCCCGAGACCACCCTCATCGCCGAGCTGATCCGCGAGGCCGCCCTGGAGGGCGTGCGCGACGAGCTGCCGCACTCGCTGGCGGTCGGCATCGAGGAGATGGTGCCGCGCGAGGACCGCGACGACCTCATCGACGTGCACGCCGTGATCTACGTCGAGCGGCAGAGCCAGAAGGCGATCGTGATCGGCCGCGGCGGCGAGCGCCTGCGCGCCGTCGGCTCCCAGGCCCGCAAGCACATCCAGGCCCTGCTGGGCAGCAAGATCTACCTCGATCTCCACGTCAAGGTGGCCAAGGACTGGCAGCGCGACCCCAAGCAGCTGCGCCGTCTCGGGTTCTAG
- the dnaJ gene encoding molecular chaperone DnaJ, translating to MARDYYGTLGVAKDATPEQIKRAYRKLARELHPDVNADDGAQERFREVTTAYEVLSDPKKRQIVDLGGDPLSNGGGAGPGGGDPFAGFGGLGDIMDAFFGGGAAGGGRGPRSRVQPGSDALLRLELTLEECASGVNRDITVDTAVLCDSCDGGGSRAGSAPSTCDTCGGRGEVQSVQRSFLGQVMTSRPCPVCRGFGEVITDPCQQCSGDGRVRARRTITVKIPAGVGDGMRVRLAGEGEVGPGGGPPGDLFVEVEELPHERFTRDGADLHCNVEVPMTAAALGTVIRLHTLSGEEELTVEPGTQPGTEHVLTGHGLPKLRSNGRVSGHGDLHVHLDVQVPTRLDEQQSELLRQLASIRGEEQPEPTVTANGNGQRHGLFSRFRSFGHR from the coding sequence GTGGCCAGGGACTATTACGGGACCCTCGGGGTGGCCAAGGACGCTACGCCGGAGCAGATCAAGCGGGCTTACCGCAAGCTCGCCAGGGAGTTGCACCCCGACGTCAACGCCGACGACGGCGCGCAGGAGCGCTTCCGCGAGGTGACGACCGCCTACGAGGTGCTGTCGGACCCGAAGAAGCGCCAGATCGTCGACCTGGGCGGAGACCCGCTGTCCAACGGCGGCGGCGCCGGACCCGGCGGGGGCGACCCGTTCGCCGGCTTCGGCGGGCTCGGCGACATCATGGACGCCTTCTTCGGCGGTGGTGCGGCAGGCGGCGGCCGCGGTCCGCGCAGCCGCGTGCAGCCCGGTTCCGACGCGCTGCTGCGTCTGGAGCTGACGCTGGAGGAGTGCGCCAGCGGTGTGAACCGCGACATCACCGTCGACACGGCGGTGCTGTGCGACTCCTGCGACGGCGGCGGTTCCCGCGCAGGCAGCGCGCCGTCGACCTGTGACACCTGCGGCGGCCGCGGCGAGGTGCAGTCGGTGCAGCGCTCGTTCCTCGGCCAGGTCATGACCTCCCGCCCGTGCCCGGTGTGCCGCGGCTTCGGCGAGGTCATCACCGACCCGTGCCAGCAGTGCAGCGGCGACGGCCGGGTCCGCGCCCGGCGCACCATCACGGTCAAGATCCCGGCCGGTGTCGGCGACGGCATGCGGGTCCGGCTGGCGGGCGAGGGCGAGGTCGGCCCGGGCGGAGGCCCGCCCGGCGACCTGTTCGTCGAGGTCGAGGAGCTGCCGCACGAGCGCTTCACCCGCGACGGCGCCGACCTGCACTGCAACGTCGAGGTCCCGATGACCGCCGCCGCCCTGGGCACCGTGATCAGGCTGCACACGCTCAGCGGCGAGGAGGAGCTGACGGTCGAGCCGGGCACCCAGCCGGGCACCGAGCACGTGCTCACCGGGCACGGACTGCCGAAGCTGCGGTCCAACGGCCGCGTGAGCGGACACGGCGACCTGCACGTCCACCTCGACGTGCAGGTGCCGACCAGGCTCGACGAGCAGCAGAGCGAGCTGCTGCGCCAGCTCGCCTCGATCCGCGGCGAGGAGCAGCCGGAGCCGACGGTCACCGCCAACGGCAACGGGCAGCGGCACGGGCTGTTCTCGCGGTTCCGCTCGTTCGGGCACCGCTGA
- the ybeY gene encoding rRNA maturation RNase YbeY → MSIEIANESGVEVPEPSIVSVARFALDKMSVSQLAELSIVLVELDVMSDLHERWMDLPGPTDVMAFPMDEYDSSRRPDSAGAGPALLGDIVLCPAFAKDQARKAGHSVLDELHLLTVHGVLHLLGYDHAEPEEEREMFGLQNQILADFRTAKAAAEREQAQRSADSAVLGAVGLEEQDGPGTH, encoded by the coding sequence ATGAGCATCGAGATCGCCAACGAGTCCGGCGTCGAGGTGCCAGAGCCCTCGATCGTCTCGGTCGCCCGCTTCGCGCTCGACAAGATGAGCGTCAGCCAGCTCGCCGAGCTCTCCATCGTGCTGGTCGAGCTGGACGTCATGTCCGACCTGCACGAGCGCTGGATGGACCTGCCCGGTCCGACCGACGTGATGGCCTTCCCGATGGACGAGTACGACTCGTCCCGGCGCCCGGACTCCGCAGGTGCGGGGCCCGCGCTGCTCGGCGACATCGTGCTCTGCCCGGCCTTCGCCAAGGACCAGGCCCGCAAGGCCGGGCACAGCGTGCTCGACGAGCTGCACCTGCTGACCGTGCACGGTGTCCTGCACCTGCTCGGGTACGACCACGCCGAGCCGGAGGAGGAGCGGGAGATGTTCGGTCTGCAGAACCAGATCCTGGCCGACTTCCGGACGGCCAAGGCCGCGGCCGAGCGCGAGCAGGCGCAGCGCAGCGCCGACTCCGCGGTCCTCGGCGCGGTCGGCCTTGAGGAGCAGGACGGCCCTGGCACGCACTGA
- a CDS encoding CopG family transcriptional regulator has product MSAAAERWCHFGTKIGTIDNMALNLRLRPEVEAALRAEAERSGRSQQDLLREAVDRYLGLAGEPAQEWDHLISSGKVLPPRGAYRKVIPTRKLPDGQSTADLLDREDRF; this is encoded by the coding sequence ATGAGTGCGGCGGCCGAACGCTGGTGCCACTTCGGTACCAAAATCGGTACCATCGACAACATGGCACTCAACCTGCGCCTTCGCCCAGAGGTGGAAGCGGCTCTGCGCGCCGAGGCGGAGCGTTCCGGTCGTTCCCAGCAGGATCTGCTCCGCGAAGCGGTCGACCGGTATCTGGGCCTGGCGGGCGAACCCGCGCAAGAGTGGGACCACCTGATCAGTTCCGGGAAGGTACTGCCTCCCCGGGGCGCGTACCGGAAGGTCATCCCGACCAGGAAGCTGCCTGATGGGCAGAGCACCGCGGATCTGCTCGACCGCGAGGACCGCTTCTGA
- a CDS encoding type II toxin-antitoxin system VapB family antitoxin: protein MIFKDVREGRPYPEHHLTTNDWSKIPPRQVRMEELVTTTKVLKLDRLLSPDSTFFGDLFPHAVQWRGELYLEDGLHRALRAALHQRTVLHVRVLELDAYRR from the coding sequence GTGATCTTCAAAGACGTCCGCGAGGGGCGGCCCTACCCGGAGCACCACCTGACCACCAACGACTGGTCCAAGATCCCACCCCGCCAGGTGCGGATGGAAGAGCTGGTCACCACGACCAAGGTCCTCAAGCTCGACCGGCTGCTCAGCCCGGACTCGACCTTCTTCGGCGACCTCTTCCCGCACGCCGTGCAGTGGCGTGGGGAGCTGTACCTGGAGGACGGCCTGCACCGCGCCCTGCGCGCGGCCCTGCACCAGCGCACGGTCCTGCACGTCCGGGTGCTGGAGCTGGACGCCTACCGCCGTTGA
- a CDS encoding cytidine deaminase — translation MAEHVESAAPQDIDPEDAKIVTLARSARARTGAAEGAAVRDTDGRTYAACSVELPSLRLTALQAAVATAVASGAEGLEAAAVVTDADAVGADSVAAVRDLGAKAPVLRADARGDVVGVVDA, via the coding sequence GTGGCTGAGCACGTCGAGTCGGCTGCCCCGCAGGACATCGACCCCGAGGACGCCAAGATCGTGACGCTGGCCCGCTCGGCGCGCGCCCGCACCGGCGCGGCGGAGGGCGCGGCGGTGCGCGACACCGACGGCCGCACCTACGCCGCGTGCAGCGTCGAGCTGCCGTCGCTGCGCCTGACAGCGCTGCAGGCTGCGGTGGCGACGGCCGTCGCCAGCGGCGCGGAGGGCCTGGAGGCCGCGGCGGTCGTGACCGACGCGGACGCCGTCGGCGCGGACTCGGTCGCCGCGGTCCGCGACCTCGGCGCGAAGGCGCCGGTGCTGCGCGCGGACGCGCGCGGCGACGTCGTCGGCGTCGTGGACGCCTGA
- a CDS encoding PhoH family protein, translated as MAGIAAGGAAAQSGEQPTQTATAQSRITVPDTAVLALVGTRDENLRVIEDLLTADVHVRGNEVTLSGEPAEVAFAERVFAELITLVSKGGSLTPDSVRRSVAMLSADHAESPADVLSLDIVSRRGRTIRPKTLNQKRYVDSIDKHTVVFGIGPAGTGKTYLAMAKAVQALQAKQVNRIILTRPAVEAGERLGYLPGTLYEKIDPYLRPLYDALHDMVDPESVPKLTQAGTIEIAPLAYMRGRTLNDAFIILDEAQNTTPEQMKMFLTRLGFGSKIVVTGDITQIDLPGGQRSGLKVVREILEGVEDVHFAMLESQDVVRHRLVTDIVNAYDRWHAQNEAEEAGGRRNGQRRGRA; from the coding sequence GTGGCCGGAATCGCAGCGGGTGGAGCCGCCGCCCAGTCCGGAGAGCAGCCGACGCAGACCGCCACGGCGCAGTCCAGGATCACCGTGCCGGACACGGCGGTGCTGGCGCTGGTGGGGACCAGGGACGAGAACCTCCGGGTCATCGAGGATCTGCTGACTGCCGATGTCCATGTCCGAGGCAACGAGGTGACGTTGTCCGGTGAGCCCGCGGAGGTCGCCTTCGCCGAGCGGGTGTTCGCCGAGCTCATCACGCTGGTGTCCAAGGGCGGCTCGCTCACCCCGGACAGCGTCCGGCGCAGCGTGGCGATGCTCTCGGCCGACCACGCCGAGTCACCCGCCGACGTGCTCAGCCTGGACATCGTCTCCCGGCGCGGACGCACGATCCGCCCCAAGACCCTCAACCAGAAGCGCTACGTCGACTCCATCGACAAGCACACCGTGGTCTTCGGCATCGGCCCCGCCGGTACCGGCAAGACCTACCTGGCGATGGCCAAGGCGGTGCAGGCGCTGCAGGCCAAGCAGGTCAACCGGATCATCCTCACCCGGCCCGCCGTCGAGGCGGGTGAGCGGCTCGGCTACCTGCCGGGCACCCTCTACGAGAAGATCGACCCGTACCTGCGCCCGCTCTACGACGCCCTGCACGACATGGTCGACCCGGAGTCGGTGCCCAAGCTCACCCAGGCGGGCACGATCGAGATCGCCCCGCTGGCATACATGCGCGGCCGGACGCTCAACGACGCGTTCATCATCCTCGACGAGGCGCAGAACACCACGCCGGAGCAGATGAAGATGTTCCTGACCCGGCTCGGGTTCGGCTCCAAGATCGTGGTCACCGGCGACATCACCCAGATCGACCTGCCCGGAGGTCAGCGCAGCGGCCTGAAGGTCGTCCGCGAGATCCTGGAGGGCGTCGAAGACGTGCACTTCGCCATGCTGGAGAGCCAGGACGTGGTGCGCCACCGCCTGGTCACCGACATCGTCAACGCCTACGACCGCTGGCACGCCCAGAACGAGGCCGAGGAGGCCGGCGGCAGGCGCAACGGCCAGCGACGGGGACGCGCATGA
- the hrcA gene encoding heat-inducible transcriptional repressor HrcA produces the protein MNADQRRFEVLRAIVADYVSTNEPVGSKALVDRHNLGVSSATVRNDMATLEEEGLIAQPHTSAGRIPTDKGYRLFVDRLHEIKPLTGAERRAIQAFLDGALDLDDVMRRSVRLLAQLTQQVAVVQYPTLTRSTVRHVEVVPITPARLMLVLITDTGRVDQRMVDLGDVIGDDEVGRMRTVLNSAMAEKRLADASAAVAELPEQAPSELRDAMTRVCSVLIESLVEHPEERMVLGGTPNLTRNVTDFPNSLRQVLEALEEQVVVLKLLAAARDSRTVTVRIGMENEAEEMQTTSVVSTGYGSHGMVLGGMGVVGPTRMDYPGTMAAVRAVAAYVGEILAGR, from the coding sequence GTGAACGCTGACCAGCGCCGCTTCGAGGTGCTGCGTGCGATCGTGGCCGACTACGTGTCCACGAACGAGCCGGTCGGTTCGAAGGCGCTCGTCGACCGCCACAACCTCGGCGTGTCCAGCGCCACCGTGCGCAACGACATGGCGACGCTGGAGGAGGAGGGCCTGATCGCCCAGCCGCACACCAGCGCGGGCCGGATCCCGACCGACAAGGGCTACCGGCTCTTCGTGGACCGGCTGCACGAGATCAAGCCGCTCACCGGCGCCGAGCGCAGGGCCATCCAGGCGTTCCTCGACGGTGCGCTCGACCTCGACGACGTGATGCGCCGCAGCGTGCGCCTGCTGGCCCAGCTGACCCAGCAGGTCGCGGTGGTGCAGTACCCGACGCTGACCCGCTCGACGGTCCGGCACGTCGAGGTGGTCCCGATCACCCCGGCCCGGCTGATGCTGGTGCTGATCACCGACACCGGCCGCGTCGACCAGCGGATGGTCGACCTCGGCGACGTCATCGGCGACGACGAGGTCGGGCGCATGCGCACCGTGCTGAACTCGGCCATGGCCGAGAAGCGGCTGGCCGACGCCTCCGCCGCCGTGGCCGAGCTGCCCGAACAGGCACCGTCGGAGCTGCGGGACGCCATGACCAGGGTGTGCAGCGTGCTCATCGAGTCGTTGGTCGAGCACCCCGAGGAACGTATGGTGCTCGGCGGCACGCCGAACCTGACCCGCAACGTGACCGACTTCCCCAACTCGCTGCGCCAGGTCCTCGAAGCACTCGAGGAGCAGGTCGTGGTGCTCAAGCTGCTGGCCGCGGCGCGGGACTCGCGTACCGTCACGGTCCGCATCGGCATGGAGAACGAGGCCGAGGAGATGCAGACGACCTCGGTGGTGTCCACCGGATACGGTTCGCATGGCATGGTGCTTGGTGGCATGGGCGTGGTCGGCCCTACCCGGATGGACTACCCGGGAACGATGGCGGCGGTGCGCGCCGTTGCAGCATATGTGGGGGAGATCCTGGCCGGCCGGTGA
- a CDS encoding CD225/dispanin family protein, whose protein sequence is MTTPYGGPPSGPNPQQPYGQQPGGYNPASGPQPQQPYGQPGYGQPAPYGQPGYGAAPPNNNIGWGIGSIFLCWPFAIPSLIKATSVQNLWAQGQFQQAQEAADEAKKWGKIGIIVGASGWALLILFYVIIFVVVLGAASSY, encoded by the coding sequence GTGACTACCCCCTACGGCGGTCCGCCGTCCGGACCCAACCCGCAGCAGCCGTACGGCCAGCAGCCCGGCGGCTACAACCCGGCTTCGGGCCCGCAGCCGCAGCAGCCCTACGGCCAGCCCGGCTACGGCCAGCCCGCTCCCTACGGGCAGCCCGGCTACGGCGCCGCCCCGCCGAACAACAACATCGGCTGGGGCATCGGCTCGATCTTCCTGTGCTGGCCGTTCGCCATCCCGTCGCTCATCAAGGCCACCTCGGTGCAGAACCTCTGGGCCCAGGGGCAGTTCCAGCAGGCGCAGGAAGCCGCTGACGAGGCCAAGAAGTGGGGCAAGATCGGCATCATCGTCGGTGCCTCCGGCTGGGCCCTGCTCATCCTCTTCTACGTCATCATCTTCGTGGTCGTCCTCGGCGCCGCGAGCAGCTACTAA
- a CDS encoding histidine triad nucleotide-binding protein, which translates to MSDSDMDDLFLRIIAGEIPADVVRETDRVIAIRDINPQAPTHVLVVPKTRYRNAAELAAKDPDLLAEVVRVAGEVAEQEGIAEAGYRLLFNTNSDAGQTIFHVHLHLLGGERMGGLTGGPSHG; encoded by the coding sequence ATGAGCGACAGCGACATGGACGACCTGTTCCTCCGGATCATCGCGGGCGAGATCCCTGCCGACGTGGTGCGCGAGACCGACCGTGTCATCGCGATCCGCGACATCAACCCGCAGGCCCCCACGCACGTGCTGGTCGTGCCCAAGACGCGCTACCGCAACGCCGCCGAGCTCGCGGCAAAGGACCCGGACCTGCTGGCCGAGGTGGTGCGTGTGGCGGGTGAGGTCGCCGAGCAGGAAGGTATCGCCGAGGCCGGGTACCGCCTGCTGTTCAACACCAACTCCGACGCCGGGCAGACGATCTTCCACGTGCACCTGCACCTGCTGGGCGGCGAGCGCATGGGCGGCCTGACCGGAGGCCCCTCACACGGCTGA